GCACGTGCAACCGCCGGCGAGCATGGTGTCCATGGATGAAACCTCCGATTTCTGCGTGGGATCGGCGACTCAGCGCGCGGTGTGGACGTCCTCGACGTAGCGGCCGTCGGCGACCAGCGAATCGAGCCAGGCGGTTCCGTCGCCTCCGGTGCGCTCCGCGTGGATGGCCCGGAACGCGTCGCGCACGCCAGGTGCCATCCGGGTCCCGTCGCCGCAGACGTAGACCTTCGCCCCGTCGCCGAGCAGCTTCCACAGCTCGTCGGCCTCGGCGGCGATGCGGTGCTGGACGAAGGCCTTACCGTCGACCGGTTCGGCGCTGAAGGCCGGGCGCATCTCGACCGCACCGGCCAGCTCGGCCGCGCGCAGTTCGGCGCTGTGCAGGTAGTCGGCATCCGGGGCGTCGCAACCGAAGTAGCACAGCGCCGGGGCGAGCTGGTCGCCGTTCGCCGCGCGGGCGAGCCGGTCGGCGATGGCGCCGCGGAAGGGGGCCAGGCCGGTACCGGCCGAGATCATGATCACCGGGGTGTCGTGGTCGATCCGGAACGCGGCCCGGCACGGCTGGACCCGCGCGAGCACGGTGTCACCGGGGCGCACGTGGTTCAGGTATCCCGAACCCGTGCCGCGGAAGGTGCCGCGCCCCGAGCGCGCAGGGGCCTCGAGCAGTGACACCATCAGGTCGACGTGGTGCGGATCGCCGCCCGGTGACGATGAGATCGAGTAGTGGCGCGGCCGGATCGGCGGCAGCAGGTCCAGCAGCACCGGCCAGGTCAGCTGCTCGATCAGCGCGGGATTGTCCTCGACGACGTCCAGCAGACTGCGGTGGTCCGGGTCTTCGGCCAGGGCCCGCAGGGCCTGCTGCTCGGGCGGGCACGGGTTGAGCTCGGCGAGGGCGGTCAGCTGCGCGCTGGTCGGGCGGTCCTGCAGCTCGACGTGCCGGGTCAGCAGCTCGCGAACGGTCACCGGCCGGTCGACCGCGATCCCGTCCCGGCGCGGCGCGATGCTGAGGACGGTGTCCAGATCCACCCGCAGGATCCGGGCGGCGCGCTCGACCAGGGCCGGGTCGTTGGCCGGGAGCACGGTGAGGTGGTCGGCGGTCCGGTAGGTCTCGCCCTCGGGCAGCTCCAGCCGAACGAAGCGCTTGGTGCGCGAGTAGCCGGGGCTGGTGAGGTCGGCGGTCTCGGTGACCGTCATCGGCGTCATGCCGTGCCGGGCGGCCAGCGGACCACCGGTGAGCTCGGTGACGATGTGCGCGGGACTCGCGGGCTGGTCGGCGCCGACCGCGGCGGGGTCGCCGTGCTCCTCGAGCACGGCGTTGCGCAGTGCGGCGGTGAAGGCCTTGACCGCGCCGGTCAGATCGCCAGCGGCATCAGCCTCCGCGCGCTCCAGCAACCGGGTTCCGCCGAGGTCGGCCAGCCGGGCGTCGACGTAGGTCGGGATGCGCTGGTAGGTGGCGGACCAGTTGCGGTCACCGACGCCGAGGACCGCGTAGGTGACGCCGTCGGCGGCACCGGGCTCGGCGTTCTCCAGCCAGCGGACGAACTCCGCCGCGTCATCGGTGGGCTGGCCGTTGTAGGAAGCGGCGGTGATGACGACGGGCCGGTCGGTGGGCAGTGCCCCGGTGTGGTCGTCGAGCGGGGCGGTGGCGGTGTCGCAGCCGATCTCGGCGGTCGCTTCCGCGAGCTGGGCCGAGAAGTCGCGGCAGGTCCCGTAGTTGCTGCCGTGCAGCAGCAGGACTCCGGTTCCCGGCCGCACCCGGGTGGGCACCCCGCGGTCCGCGACGGGCGCCTCGGTGGTCCGGGCGGGCGCGACGACGCGGTCCGCCGAAGTGCGCCGGGCCAGGGCGAGGGTCAAGCCGTCGGGCTTGATGGTGAGCGCCTGCTTGAGGCGCAGCTGGTAGTCGGCGTGGTCGAGCAGCCGGTAGCGGTGGACCAGCATCGCGAGCAGCATCGTGGCCTCGTGCAGCGCGAACTGCCTGCCGATGCACGCGCGTTCGCCGGTCCCGAACGGCTTGAAGGCGTGCGGGGAGCGCGCCGCTTCGGCCTCGGGCGTGAAGCGGGCGGGGTCGAACAGCTCGGGGTTGTCGCCCCAGACCGGATCCCGGTGCAGCATCGGGGTCACCACCGACGCCCACTGCCCCGCCCGCATCGGGATGCCACCCAGGACGGTGTCGTGGCGGGCCTGGCGCGAAAAGCCCGGTGCCGGCGGGAACATCCGCAGCGTCTCGTTGAGCACCTGGCGGGTGAAGCGCAGCCGGCCGATGTCCTCGAAGGTCGGTTCCGGGTCCGGCTGGTCGCCCCACAGCTCGTCCACCTCGCGCTGCACCATCCGCAGCGCGGTCGGGTGCTTGACCAGGTTGTGCAGCGCGAAGGACAGGGTGCCGGAGGTGGTCTCGTGCCCGGCGATCAGGAAGGTGATCACCTGGTCGCGGATGTTCGCCAGGTCGAGGGTGGTGCCGTCCGAGGGGTGGGTGGCGCTGAGCATCAGGCCCAGCAGGTCCTCGTTCTCCGGTGCCGGTGCGCCGGGAGCGGTGCGCACCGCGATGACCTCGTCCACCACCGAGGCGAGGAAGGCCGCGTCGGCGCGGAACGCCTCGTCGGTGCGCGAGTGGTCGGCGTGCGGGTCGCGGCTGAGCTTGGTCATCGCCCAGTGCAGGCAGCGCACCAGGGCGTCGACGAACGGGTGCGGTTCGTCCCGCTCGAACGAACCGAAGTCGAACCCGAACCCGGCCAGGCCGATGGTGTCCAGGGTCATCCGGGTCATGTCGTCGGCCACGTCGACCGGGCTGCCCGCCGCGCACCTGCGGTCCCACACCTCGATCAGCCGCCGGGCGACGCGCAGCATCACCGGGTGGTAGGTGCGCATCGAGCCGAGGGCGAAGGCGGGCATCAGGATGTCGTGCGCCTTCGTCCAGTTGGGCTCGTCGTTGTAGGCGGTGAACAGCCCGTCGTGGGCGAACTCGCGGACGTTCTCCAGGGCCGGTCCGACGGCCTTGCCGAACCGCTGCTCGTCGGAGAGCTCGGTCACCAGCTCCAGGCTGCTGACCAGCAGCGCGTCCTGGCCGTGCTGGCGCTGGACGAAGGCCGGACCGTGCTGCCGGATCAGCTGCATCGACCGGAGGACGGGTGTGCTGGTCGGCGCGTGGGAGACGTCGACGACGGGGATTCCGGGCTGGAGCAGAGTCGCGGCCATGGGGGCCAACCGCCTTCCGTGCTGTGGGGAACCGCCGGGGAGAGCGGTCTCCTCCACACTCGCCCCGCGCGGAGCCCCGAGGCGGCCGCCGCACTGCATAATCGTGTAGCCCGTCGGGGCACCTGGGACTTGCCAAATCGACCGGAGTGCGCAACACGCAGGGAGCAGCACATGGATCCCGAGTCGTGCGGGCCACCGCACGGTCTTCCGTCCGCGGGGACCTGGCGCCAGGAAGCGATCACCTGGCGCAACCGCATGATCCTCCTGCTCGACCA
The genomic region above belongs to Saccharopolyspora antimicrobica and contains:
- a CDS encoding bifunctional cytochrome P450/NADPH--P450 reductase, which encodes MAATLLQPGIPVVDVSHAPTSTPVLRSMQLIRQHGPAFVQRQHGQDALLVSSLELVTELSDEQRFGKAVGPALENVREFAHDGLFTAYNDEPNWTKAHDILMPAFALGSMRTYHPVMLRVARRLIEVWDRRCAAGSPVDVADDMTRMTLDTIGLAGFGFDFGSFERDEPHPFVDALVRCLHWAMTKLSRDPHADHSRTDEAFRADAAFLASVVDEVIAVRTAPGAPAPENEDLLGLMLSATHPSDGTTLDLANIRDQVITFLIAGHETTSGTLSFALHNLVKHPTALRMVQREVDELWGDQPDPEPTFEDIGRLRFTRQVLNETLRMFPPAPGFSRQARHDTVLGGIPMRAGQWASVVTPMLHRDPVWGDNPELFDPARFTPEAEAARSPHAFKPFGTGERACIGRQFALHEATMLLAMLVHRYRLLDHADYQLRLKQALTIKPDGLTLALARRTSADRVVAPARTTEAPVADRGVPTRVRPGTGVLLLHGSNYGTCRDFSAQLAEATAEIGCDTATAPLDDHTGALPTDRPVVITAASYNGQPTDDAAEFVRWLENAEPGAADGVTYAVLGVGDRNWSATYQRIPTYVDARLADLGGTRLLERAEADAAGDLTGAVKAFTAALRNAVLEEHGDPAAVGADQPASPAHIVTELTGGPLAARHGMTPMTVTETADLTSPGYSRTKRFVRLELPEGETYRTADHLTVLPANDPALVERAARILRVDLDTVLSIAPRRDGIAVDRPVTVRELLTRHVELQDRPTSAQLTALAELNPCPPEQQALRALAEDPDHRSLLDVVEDNPALIEQLTWPVLLDLLPPIRPRHYSISSSPGGDPHHVDLMVSLLEAPARSGRGTFRGTGSGYLNHVRPGDTVLARVQPCRAAFRIDHDTPVIMISAGTGLAPFRGAIADRLARAANGDQLAPALCYFGCDAPDADYLHSAELRAAELAGAVEMRPAFSAEPVDGKAFVQHRIAAEADELWKLLGDGAKVYVCGDGTRMAPGVRDAFRAIHAERTGGDGTAWLDSLVADGRYVEDVHTAR